One region of Flavobacterium sp. KACC 22763 genomic DNA includes:
- a CDS encoding DEAD/DEAH box helicase: MLFEDLSLSKSIQKAVFEEGYLNPTPIQEKAIPIVLEGRDLIGCAQTGTGKTAAFAIPIIHQLHRIVGSSKKAKQIRALVVTPTRELAVQIGQSFDTYAKYTNLTQLTIFGGVSQNPQVDALKNGVDVLIATPGRLLDLHKQGFLDLNHLHTLVLDEADQMLDMGFINDVKKIIKLTPKNRQTLLFSATMPIAIRELAEMFLQDPAKVEVSPVSSTAENVEQRIYFVDKTEKRNLLYTLIKEENLSNVLVFSRTKHGADNVVKALRKKDIPAEAIHGDKSQNARQRVLDAFKNKEVGVLVATDIAARGIDIEQLPYVINFDLPNIPETYVHRIGRTGRAGNGGIAISFCGKDELPYWKDIQKLIKVDVKTIADHPYQWHSGSPEAGEKTKNSNRSGGAHKSRKSTNAKKNKKRWY; this comes from the coding sequence ATGTTATTCGAAGATTTATCACTTTCAAAAAGTATACAAAAAGCCGTATTTGAAGAAGGCTATTTAAATCCGACTCCTATTCAAGAAAAAGCAATTCCAATTGTTTTAGAAGGTCGTGATTTAATTGGCTGTGCGCAGACAGGAACAGGAAAAACAGCAGCTTTTGCTATTCCAATCATACATCAATTACATCGTATCGTTGGTTCGTCAAAAAAAGCCAAACAGATTCGTGCGCTTGTAGTTACACCTACTCGCGAATTGGCAGTACAAATTGGACAAAGTTTTGACACTTATGCTAAATATACCAATTTAACACAGCTGACTATTTTTGGAGGAGTTTCACAAAACCCTCAAGTAGACGCTTTAAAAAATGGAGTTGATGTTTTAATCGCTACTCCAGGACGTTTGCTTGACCTTCATAAGCAAGGCTTTCTTGATTTAAATCATCTGCACACTTTAGTGCTCGATGAGGCCGATCAGATGCTGGATATGGGTTTTATAAACGATGTAAAAAAAATCATAAAACTTACACCTAAAAACAGACAAACTTTACTTTTCTCTGCAACAATGCCAATCGCTATTCGCGAGCTCGCAGAAATGTTTCTTCAAGATCCAGCAAAAGTTGAAGTTTCACCAGTTTCATCTACTGCAGAAAATGTAGAACAGCGCATTTATTTTGTTGACAAAACAGAAAAAAGAAACTTGCTATACACTTTAATTAAAGAAGAAAATTTATCTAACGTACTTGTTTTTTCTAGAACAAAACATGGTGCAGATAATGTTGTTAAAGCACTTCGCAAAAAAGATATTCCTGCAGAAGCAATTCACGGAGATAAATCACAAAATGCTAGACAAAGGGTTCTTGACGCTTTTAAAAACAAAGAAGTCGGTGTTCTAGTTGCAACTGATATTGCAGCTCGAGGAATTGATATTGAACAGTTACCATACGTAATCAATTTTGATTTACCGAATATTCCTGAAACTTATGTTCACCGTATTGGCCGTACAGGTCGCGCTGGAAATGGCGGAATTGCAATTTCTTTCTGCGGAAAAGATGAACTTCCTTACTGGAAAGACATTCAGAAATTAATCAAGGTTGATGTAAAAACAATTGCAGATCATCCGTATCAATGGCATTCTGGAAGTCCGGAAGCTGGAGAAAAAACTAAAAATTCAAACAGAAGCGGCGGTGCTCATAAATCGAGAAAATCGACAAACGCTAAGAAAAACAAAAAACGCTGGTACTAA
- the bshA gene encoding N-acetyl-alpha-D-glucosaminyl L-malate synthase BshA — translation MKIAIVCYPTFGGSGVVATELGLELARRGHEIHFITYSQPVRLALLNPNVHYHEVNVPEYPLFHYQPYELALSSKLVDMVKLYKIELLHVHYAIPHAYAGYMAKQMLKNEGINLPMITTLHGTDITLVGNHPFYKPAVTFSINKSDYVTSVSQSLKDDTLKLFKIKNKIKVIPNFIELDKVKKDPNAPCHRYVMANENERIITHISNFRKVKRIPDIIKIFYNVQKEIPAKLMMVGDGPEKEKAEMLCQELGILDKVIFFGNSHEIDKILCMTDLFLLPSETESFGLAALEAMACGVPVISSNSGGLPEVNYDGFSGYLSNVGDVEEMAQNALKILKDDAVLSQFKANALEVARKFDIKNILPKYEALYQKAVDDYKLEKH, via the coding sequence ATGAAAATAGCAATAGTCTGTTATCCTACTTTTGGAGGTAGTGGTGTAGTAGCCACAGAGTTAGGTCTCGAATTAGCCAGAAGAGGACACGAAATACATTTTATTACATATAGCCAGCCAGTTAGATTGGCACTTTTAAATCCGAATGTTCATTATCATGAAGTAAACGTTCCGGAATATCCTTTATTTCACTATCAGCCTTACGAATTGGCGCTATCTAGCAAATTGGTTGATATGGTGAAATTATACAAAATAGAGCTTCTGCATGTGCATTATGCTATCCCGCATGCGTATGCAGGATACATGGCAAAACAGATGCTTAAAAATGAAGGAATTAATCTTCCGATGATTACTACACTTCACGGAACTGATATTACACTTGTTGGGAATCATCCGTTTTATAAACCTGCGGTGACTTTTAGCATTAATAAATCAGATTATGTGACTTCGGTTTCTCAAAGTTTGAAAGATGATACTTTGAAATTGTTCAAAATCAAAAATAAAATTAAGGTGATTCCGAATTTTATTGAGTTGGACAAAGTCAAAAAAGACCCAAACGCACCTTGTCACCGTTATGTAATGGCGAATGAGAATGAACGTATTATAACGCATATTAGTAACTTTAGAAAAGTAAAGCGCATTCCGGATATCATTAAGATTTTCTATAATGTTCAGAAAGAAATTCCAGCTAAACTAATGATGGTTGGAGATGGACCTGAAAAGGAAAAAGCAGAAATGTTATGTCAGGAATTAGGGATCTTGGATAAAGTGATTTTCTTTGGAAATAGTCACGAAATTGATAAAATCTTATGTATGACCGATTTGTTTTTACTGCCTTCAGAAACTGAGAGTTTTGGTTTGGCAGCATTAGAAGCAATGGCATGCGGTGTTCCAGTAATTTCAAGTAATTCTGGAGGCTTGCCTGAAGTTAATTACGATGGTTTTTCGGGTTACTTAAGCAATGTTGGCGATGTTGAAGAAATGGCGCAGAATGCGTTGAAGATTTTAAAGGATGATGCCGTTTTGAGCCAGTTTAAAGCAAATGCATTAGAGGTAGCAAGAAAATTTGATATTAAAAACATATTGCCTAAGTATGAAGCTTTGTACCAAAAAGCGGTTGATGATTACAAATTGGAGAAGCACTAA
- the aroC gene encoding chorismate synthase, with protein MAGNSFGTLYKVTTFGESHGEALGGIIDGCAPGIQLDFEAIEVDMARRKPGQSAIVTQRKEPDSVQFLSGIFEGKTTGTPIGFIIPNTNQKSDDYSHIKDNYRPSHADYVYDQKYGFRDYRGGGRSSARETASRVVAGAIAKQMLPEIKINAYVSSVGPIHLDTPYQELDFSKIESNPVRCPDEKSAAIMEEYIRDIRKQGDTVGGVVTCVIQNVPVGLGEPVFDKLHAELGKAMLSINAVKGFEYGSGFSGSEMKGSEHNDLYNPDGTTKTNLSGGIQGGISNGMDIYFRVAFKPVATIMQTQDSLDNKGNITPMTGKGRHDPCVVPRAVPIVEAMAAIVLADFYLINKTY; from the coding sequence ATGGCAGGAAACAGCTTCGGCACACTATATAAAGTAACTACATTTGGAGAATCTCACGGTGAAGCTTTAGGCGGAATTATTGACGGATGCGCTCCAGGAATACAATTAGATTTTGAAGCAATTGAAGTAGATATGGCTCGTAGAAAGCCAGGTCAGTCGGCAATTGTTACACAAAGAAAAGAACCAGACAGCGTTCAATTTCTATCAGGAATATTTGAAGGAAAAACTACTGGAACTCCAATAGGTTTCATTATTCCAAATACCAATCAAAAATCAGACGATTACTCTCATATAAAAGATAATTACAGACCAAGCCATGCTGATTATGTTTACGATCAGAAATACGGTTTCCGTGATTATCGCGGTGGTGGAAGAAGTTCTGCAAGAGAAACAGCAAGCAGGGTAGTAGCAGGTGCAATTGCAAAGCAAATGCTGCCAGAAATTAAGATCAATGCTTATGTTTCTTCTGTTGGTCCAATTCATTTAGATACACCTTACCAAGAATTAGATTTTTCTAAAATTGAAAGCAATCCAGTGCGTTGTCCAGATGAGAAATCTGCAGCGATTATGGAAGAATATATTCGTGACATCCGCAAGCAGGGAGATACTGTTGGAGGTGTTGTGACTTGTGTAATTCAGAATGTTCCAGTTGGTCTAGGTGAACCAGTATTTGATAAACTTCACGCAGAATTAGGAAAAGCAATGCTTTCTATTAATGCTGTGAAAGGTTTTGAATATGGAAGTGGTTTCTCTGGTTCTGAAATGAAAGGAAGCGAACATAACGATTTATATAATCCAGACGGAACAACAAAAACAAATCTTTCTGGAGGAATTCAAGGCGGAATAAGTAACGGAATGGATATTTATTTCAGAGTTGCTTTTAAACCTGTTGCAACTATCATGCAGACTCAGGATTCGTTAGATAATAAAGGAAATATTACACCAATGACAGGAAAAGGCCGTCATGATCCGTGTGTAGTGCCTCGCGCAGTGCCAATCGTAGAAGCGATGGCTGCAATTGTTTTGGCAGATTTTTATTTAATCAACAAAACATATTAA
- a CDS encoding dicarboxylate/amino acid:cation symporter gives MQEVTETKKTSFLSGLTGQIIIAMVLGAILGIILHNSISPEAAQAFSSKIKMLATIFIRLVQMIISPLVFTTLVVGIAKLGDIKTVGRIGGKAIGWFFTASFISLLIGLFYVNILQPGVGLKLDHVDMAAASEVTGKTQNLSFDNFVEHIVPKSIVEAMATNEILQIVVFSIFFGLAAASLGDTVKPIIGAFDRLSHVVLKMVNYVMKFAPIGVFGAIAGVFAIRDAEELVITYFKFFGSFLIGISTLWVILIAIGYIFLKGRMTELLRRITGPLAIAFGTTSSEAVFPKLTEELEGFGVKDKIVSFMLPLGYSFNLDGSMMYMTFASIFIAQFYNVHLDLGTQMAMLLVLMLTSKGIAGVPRASLVVVAATCGMFDIPIEGIALILPIDHFCDMFRSATNVLGNALATSVVGQWEENKE, from the coding sequence ATGCAAGAAGTTACAGAAACTAAAAAAACATCATTTCTTTCGGGATTAACAGGGCAGATTATAATTGCGATGGTTCTAGGAGCCATTTTAGGAATTATTCTGCACAATAGCATTTCACCCGAAGCAGCGCAGGCATTTAGCAGTAAAATTAAAATGCTGGCAACCATTTTTATTCGTTTGGTGCAAATGATTATTTCTCCATTGGTTTTTACGACTTTGGTGGTTGGAATTGCGAAATTAGGTGATATTAAAACTGTTGGAAGAATTGGAGGAAAAGCTATTGGATGGTTTTTTACAGCGTCATTTATTTCGCTTCTAATCGGATTGTTTTATGTGAATATTTTGCAACCAGGCGTTGGTCTAAAACTGGATCACGTTGATATGGCAGCAGCTTCTGAAGTTACTGGTAAAACACAAAACTTGTCTTTTGATAATTTTGTTGAGCATATCGTGCCAAAAAGTATCGTTGAAGCAATGGCTACTAATGAGATTCTTCAAATTGTAGTTTTCTCAATCTTCTTCGGATTAGCGGCAGCTTCTTTAGGAGATACAGTAAAGCCTATCATTGGTGCTTTTGATAGACTATCGCATGTCGTTTTAAAAATGGTAAACTATGTAATGAAATTTGCGCCAATTGGAGTTTTTGGAGCAATTGCAGGTGTGTTTGCCATAAGAGATGCAGAAGAATTGGTGATTACTTACTTTAAATTTTTCGGCTCGTTTTTAATAGGTATCAGTACTTTATGGGTTATTTTAATTGCCATTGGGTATATTTTCCTTAAAGGAAGAATGACTGAATTATTAAGACGTATTACTGGACCTTTAGCAATTGCTTTTGGAACAACAAGTAGTGAGGCTGTATTTCCAAAATTAACAGAAGAATTAGAGGGTTTTGGAGTAAAAGATAAAATTGTTTCTTTTATGCTGCCGCTTGGATATTCGTTTAACCTTGACGGAAGTATGATGTATATGACTTTTGCGAGTATTTTTATTGCTCAATTCTATAATGTACATTTGGATTTAGGAACACAAATGGCAATGCTTTTAGTTTTAATGCTTACTAGTAAAGGTATTGCAGGCGTGCCAAGAGCAAGTTTGGTTGTAGTGGCTGCAACCTGCGGTATGTTTGATATTCCGATTGAAGGTATCGCATTGATTCTTCCAATTGACCACTTCTGCGATATGTTTAGAAGTGCTACAAACGTATTAGGTAATGCATTAGCAACTTCTGTTGTAGGACAATGGGAAGAGAATAAAGAATAA
- a CDS encoding UDP-2,3-diacylglucosamine diphosphatase has translation MKKRNVELVVLSDVHLGTYGSHAKELNNYLSSIKPKTLVLNGDIIDAWQFRKSYFPKAHLRVIQRIIGMASKGTKVYYITGNHDEILRKFSDMNMGNFALVDKLVLELDDKKAWIFHGDVFDASVQHSKWIAKLGGLGYDYLILTNRFANWCLAKLGREPYSFSKKIKASVKKAVKFISDFETTATDLAIEKNYDYVICGHIHEPKIITKENKHGSTLYLNSGDWVENLTALEYHKKRWKLFSYKASNFAEEENLLEMEDLLTSQLISSIILK, from the coding sequence TTGAAAAAAAGAAATGTCGAATTGGTCGTTCTTTCTGACGTCCATTTAGGAACTTACGGAAGTCACGCAAAAGAACTAAACAACTATCTTTCAAGCATTAAACCCAAAACTTTAGTTTTAAATGGCGATATAATTGATGCTTGGCAGTTTCGTAAATCTTATTTCCCAAAAGCACATTTACGCGTTATCCAGCGTATTATAGGAATGGCTTCTAAAGGAACAAAAGTGTATTATATCACTGGAAATCACGACGAGATACTTCGTAAATTCAGCGATATGAATATGGGAAATTTTGCACTTGTTGATAAATTGGTTTTAGAATTAGACGATAAAAAAGCCTGGATTTTTCACGGAGACGTTTTTGATGCCTCTGTACAGCATTCAAAATGGATTGCAAAACTAGGCGGTTTGGGTTACGATTATCTGATTTTAACAAACCGTTTTGCTAACTGGTGCCTGGCAAAATTAGGACGCGAACCTTACTCTTTTTCTAAAAAAATAAAAGCAAGCGTTAAAAAAGCGGTAAAATTTATTTCTGATTTTGAAACTACGGCAACTGATCTGGCTATTGAAAAAAACTACGATTATGTTATCTGTGGACATATTCATGAACCAAAAATCATAACCAAAGAAAACAAACACGGCTCTACTTTATATCTAAATTCGGGTGACTGGGTAGAAAACTTAACTGCTTTAGAATATCATAAAAAAAGATGGAAATTATTTTCTTACAAGGCCAGTAATTTTGCCGAAGAAGAAAATCTCTTAGAAATGGAAGATCTTCTTACGTCGCAGTTGATTTCATCCATAATCCTAAAATAA
- a CDS encoding protease complex subunit PrcB family protein yields MKKVISVLAVFVLISCGVKKTGSSNASLYEVLTTQSDGGGNIKFFEILTEPNEIKMLENDPNLAHKMKDPDVQDYNYVILNMGEKNTSGYTIDVEKVEETDKNIIITVKENSPAKDAMTMQVISYPYTVVKIHSKKAIIIN; encoded by the coding sequence ATGAAAAAAGTAATTTCTGTTTTAGCGGTTTTTGTTTTGATTTCTTGCGGAGTGAAGAAGACAGGAAGTTCAAACGCATCACTGTACGAAGTTTTGACAACACAATCTGACGGTGGTGGGAATATTAAGTTTTTCGAAATTCTGACCGAACCAAATGAAATCAAAATGCTTGAAAACGATCCGAATTTGGCTCATAAGATGAAAGATCCAGATGTTCAAGATTATAATTATGTGATTCTGAATATGGGTGAGAAAAACACTAGCGGTTATACGATAGATGTTGAAAAGGTTGAAGAAACTGATAAAAACATTATTATAACCGTAAAAGAAAATAGTCCTGCAAAAGACGCGATGACTATGCAGGTGATTTCATATCCTTATACGGTTGTAAAAATCCATTCTAAAAAAGCGATTATCATTAATTAA
- a CDS encoding response regulator has protein sequence MNFRESNFEKSLIYSRAALSAATAIKDNCLIARSYNIIAANYNELTEYDKAIFFYKKGLYYANKTNNDSLKCNLYNNLGNMYCFGKEQFDEGIRSYKKAVAYALKINDLKEVYFTNVNIAWAYFDIGNYNQGYLFLKYVNSTKIKYNDESTEVIVAMLNGIYSSYKNDNKAANAYFLSAIESGKKCQEKIDLSHAYLEYSHFLNKTNRHKEAYDALVKHYDLSDNLYDVKKIKKASQAGLSLELDEYKRQIDKVEGEKVEQSQSLRKSKIIVILFILISLILLILIITLIRNIRYKKKHNLELLKAKEIAEEASLLKTQFISTISHELRTPLYGVVGITNMLLEEHKEISRSQHLSSLKFSARYLLSLVNDILQINKIEENKIVLENLTFNISDEITVIKNSLSFLSQKNNNRISTNIDSNIPEYLIGDKLRLAQILMNLVSNALKFTKDGQVEINVKLNKVEGKLYYLDFLIKDNGIGIAVADQNKIFEKFVQVGRRDEDYQGTGLGLSIVKRLLGLFGSTIALDSDLGKGTAFSFTIAFEHDLAKTKSIIDEIEVDLTSSEIYKILVVEDNLINQLVTKKIIEKNNYSCKVVDDGFAALKALENETFDLILMDINMPLMNGFETTKRIRLQGIETPIVALTAFDKDEITDEAISSGMNDIIIKPFEPVKLFKIINFLIKEKNAV, from the coding sequence TTGAATTTTAGGGAATCTAATTTCGAGAAATCACTAATCTATTCGAGAGCTGCCTTAAGCGCTGCAACGGCCATAAAAGACAACTGTCTTATTGCTCGCTCTTATAATATTATAGCTGCAAATTACAACGAATTGACAGAGTATGATAAAGCTATTTTTTTCTATAAAAAAGGTTTGTATTATGCCAATAAAACCAATAACGATTCTTTAAAATGTAACCTTTATAATAATTTAGGGAACATGTATTGTTTCGGAAAAGAACAATTTGATGAAGGAATCCGTAGTTATAAAAAAGCAGTAGCTTATGCTTTGAAAATAAATGATTTAAAAGAAGTTTATTTTACAAACGTAAATATTGCATGGGCTTATTTTGATATTGGAAATTACAATCAGGGATATCTTTTTTTAAAGTATGTAAACAGTACTAAAATAAAGTACAATGACGAATCGACAGAGGTTATTGTTGCTATGCTGAATGGAATTTACTCTAGCTATAAAAATGATAATAAAGCAGCCAATGCTTATTTTTTGAGTGCCATTGAATCTGGTAAAAAATGTCAGGAGAAAATAGATCTGTCACATGCTTATTTAGAATATTCGCATTTTTTGAATAAAACAAATAGGCATAAAGAAGCATACGATGCGCTTGTTAAGCATTATGATCTTTCAGATAATCTATACGATGTTAAGAAAATTAAAAAGGCGTCGCAAGCTGGTTTAAGTCTCGAGCTGGATGAGTATAAGAGGCAAATCGATAAGGTTGAAGGAGAAAAAGTAGAGCAATCGCAGAGCTTAAGGAAATCAAAAATTATTGTGATTCTTTTTATTTTGATTTCGTTGATTCTTTTAATTTTAATTATCACACTAATAAGGAATATTAGATATAAGAAGAAACACAATTTAGAGCTTCTTAAAGCGAAAGAAATTGCAGAAGAAGCCTCTTTGCTTAAAACTCAATTTATATCGACTATAAGCCATGAATTGCGTACGCCGCTTTATGGTGTTGTGGGGATTACAAATATGCTGCTTGAAGAACATAAAGAAATCTCAAGAAGCCAGCATTTAAGTTCTCTTAAATTCTCTGCGAGATATTTACTATCTCTTGTAAATGATATTCTTCAGATTAATAAAATCGAAGAGAACAAAATTGTACTTGAAAACCTAACTTTTAATATTTCTGATGAAATTACGGTAATCAAAAATTCGCTTTCTTTTCTTTCGCAGAAAAATAATAATAGAATTTCCACTAATATTGACTCAAATATTCCTGAGTACTTAATTGGAGACAAACTGCGTCTTGCGCAGATTTTAATGAACTTGGTAAGTAATGCATTAAAATTCACAAAAGACGGACAAGTTGAAATTAACGTAAAGTTGAATAAAGTAGAAGGAAAGCTGTATTATTTAGATTTCTTAATTAAAGATAACGGAATCGGAATTGCAGTTGCAGATCAGAATAAAATTTTCGAAAAGTTTGTCCAAGTTGGTAGGAGAGATGAAGATTACCAAGGTACAGGTTTAGGGCTTAGTATTGTAAAAAGATTACTTGGACTTTTTGGAAGTACAATTGCACTTGACAGTGACTTAGGAAAAGGAACAGCATTTTCTTTTACAATTGCTTTTGAGCACGATTTAGCTAAAACAAAAAGCATTATTGATGAAATTGAAGTTGATTTGACTTCTAGCGAAATTTATAAAATTTTGGTGGTAGAAGATAATTTGATTAATCAGCTTGTGACGAAAAAGATTATTGAAAAGAATAATTATTCTTGCAAAGTAGTCGATGATGGTTTTGCTGCGCTTAAGGCTTTAGAAAATGAAACGTTCGACCTGATTTTAATGGATATTAATATGCCTTTAATGAACGGATTTGAAACTACAAAAAGAATACGTCTTCAGGGTATAGAAACGCCAATTGTAGCCTTAACCGCTTTTGATAAAGATGAAATTACAGATGAAGCGATTTCGTCTGGAATGAATGATATTATCATTAAACCTTTTGAACCGGTTAAATTATTTAAAATAATCAATTTCCTTATAAAAGAAAAAAACGCTGTTTAG
- a CDS encoding Crp/Fnr family transcriptional regulator: protein MDNYNLLQENIRKRIEVTDDEMSYFIFLLQQKKYNRKQILHREGEISHSFTFIVSGCVKSYLIDKKGEEHILTIAPSDWWITDINSFVSATPGNLFMEAIEPATALLLSREKQELLLSKLPKFEKYFRILTEKAFAVSQQRIIDYMSLTALERLEKFVASYPSVISSLTQQQIASYIGVTPSFFSRMIKGKKIF, encoded by the coding sequence ATGGACAATTATAATTTATTGCAAGAAAACATCCGAAAACGAATTGAGGTAACTGATGATGAAATGTCGTATTTTATTTTTTTATTGCAACAAAAGAAATACAACAGAAAACAAATACTGCATCGAGAAGGCGAAATATCTCATAGTTTTACTTTTATTGTTTCTGGATGTGTAAAAAGCTATCTTATTGATAAAAAAGGTGAAGAACATATCCTTACAATCGCACCAAGTGACTGGTGGATTACAGATATAAATAGCTTTGTCTCGGCCACACCTGGAAACTTATTTATGGAAGCCATTGAACCAGCAACTGCACTACTTTTAAGCCGCGAAAAGCAAGAATTACTACTGTCAAAACTCCCTAAATTTGAAAAATACTTTCGTATTCTAACCGAAAAAGCTTTTGCAGTAAGCCAGCAAAGAATTATAGACTATATGAGTTTAACTGCTTTAGAACGTCTTGAAAAATTTGTGGCCAGTTATCCTTCTGTGATTTCATCTTTAACACAACAGCAAATTGCCTCTTACATTGGTGTTACTCCTTCATTTTTCAGCAGGATGATTAAAGGAAAAAAAATATTTTAA
- a CDS encoding formimidoylglutamase: MEKLIPFTINDLAKVTNYRSGELKFGEKMIVIPPGVDKINFLKESEAKYVLLGIPEDIGVRANYGRPGAASAWQCAIKSIANIQHNRFCKGSNIIVLGQINVANEMREVENLDFNDIDDRSKLSQLVEKIDKEVSHIIFTIIKAGKTPIIIGGGHNNAYGNIKGAALAKGKPVNAVNFDAHSDFRILEGRHSGNGFSYAYEEGFLKKYFIFGLHENYTSKSVLDIIKKLEDRVRYNTYDSVNIRKEKDFNREMITALDFIKNDAFGIEVDLDAIPNIASSAMTISGFSVEELRQFVSFFGEHKNAAYLHICEGAPDLDNSPNNNLIGKLIGYLVTDFVKANIEKD; encoded by the coding sequence ATGGAAAAATTAATCCCTTTCACTATAAATGATTTAGCAAAAGTCACAAATTACAGAAGTGGTGAATTAAAGTTCGGAGAAAAAATGATTGTCATTCCGCCAGGAGTTGACAAAATCAATTTTCTCAAAGAAAGTGAAGCAAAGTATGTACTATTAGGAATTCCCGAAGACATTGGTGTTCGTGCCAATTATGGAAGGCCTGGAGCCGCATCAGCATGGCAATGTGCAATAAAAAGCATTGCAAACATTCAGCATAATAGATTTTGCAAAGGAAGCAACATTATTGTTTTAGGGCAAATCAACGTTGCAAATGAAATGCGAGAAGTAGAAAACCTTGATTTTAATGATATTGATGATCGTTCAAAATTAAGTCAGCTGGTTGAAAAAATAGACAAAGAAGTATCTCATATTATCTTTACCATAATTAAAGCTGGAAAAACACCAATTATTATTGGCGGAGGCCATAACAATGCCTACGGAAATATTAAAGGCGCCGCTCTTGCAAAAGGAAAACCTGTAAATGCGGTAAATTTTGACGCACATTCTGATTTTAGGATTTTGGAGGGTCGTCATAGCGGAAATGGCTTTTCTTATGCTTACGAAGAAGGTTTTTTAAAGAAATATTTCATTTTTGGACTTCATGAAAACTACACTTCAAAAAGTGTTCTAGACATTATCAAAAAACTGGAAGATCGTGTTCGCTATAATACTTACGATAGTGTCAATATTAGAAAAGAAAAAGACTTTAATCGCGAAATGATTACAGCTTTGGATTTTATTAAAAATGATGCTTTTGGAATCGAAGTCGACTTAGACGCAATTCCAAATATTGCCAGCAGTGCCATGACAATAAGCGGATTCTCTGTTGAAGAATTGCGACAATTTGTTTCTTTCTTTGGCGAACATAAAAATGCAGCGTATTTGCATATCTGCGAAGGCGCACCAGATTTAGACAATTCGCCAAACAATAACTTAATCGGCAAGTTAATTGGTTATTTAGTGACCGATTTTGTTAAAGCAAATATTGAAAAAGACTGA
- a CDS encoding cysteine hydrolase family protein, giving the protein MKQALIIVDVQNDYFPGGRMELSGSEATADNARTILEYCRKSKIEVIHIQHIATAPNSTFFLPETDGAKINVKVAPISNEKIITKHYPNSFRETNLLAYLQEKKITNLIVTGMMTHVCIDATVKAAKDYGFDCTVISDACATKDLDVQSNKVAAKEVQNALLGAMAFYYAELKTTADFIAH; this is encoded by the coding sequence ATGAAACAAGCACTAATTATCGTAGACGTTCAAAATGATTATTTCCCAGGCGGACGAATGGAACTTTCAGGATCTGAAGCAACGGCAGATAATGCCAGAACTATTCTGGAATACTGTAGAAAATCAAAAATAGAGGTAATTCATATTCAGCACATTGCAACAGCTCCTAATTCTACCTTTTTTCTTCCTGAAACAGATGGTGCAAAAATCAATGTAAAAGTAGCCCCAATTTCTAATGAAAAAATTATAACTAAACATTATCCCAATAGCTTTAGAGAAACCAATCTTTTAGCTTATTTACAAGAAAAGAAAATAACAAATCTCATAGTTACCGGTATGATGACTCACGTTTGCATTGATGCTACAGTAAAAGCTGCAAAGGATTATGGATTTGACTGTACAGTCATTTCAGACGCTTGTGCTACAAAAGATCTTGACGTACAAAGTAATAAAGTTGCAGCTAAAGAAGTTCAAAATGCATTATTAGGCGCTATGGCATTTTATTATGCTGAACTTAAAACAACCGCAGATTTTATTGCTCACTAA